A window of Raineyella sp. W15-4 contains these coding sequences:
- a CDS encoding APC family permease yields the protein MATTTAGFVPGPAEPEDLARFGYRQELHRRVGSFSSFAAGFSFVSILTTVFQLFALGFGFGGAAFFWTWPLVFLGQYLVALNFSTLAARFPISGSIFQWSSRLGGQTFGWFTGWLMIIGQILTVATAAIALQAVLPSIWSGFQIVGGPGADPAPTSPTGAANSVLLGVCLLAVTTVITVIGVRLMALVNSTGVVLEIVGVVAIVSALLFHAQRGPAILFTSTGANLSPDTSYLSAWLASGLMAAYVMVGFDSAGELSEETHAPRRTTPRTILRALWVSGIGGGLLIVGALLAAPSLTDGGLATGGLPWVLNEVLGPVGGRILLADVAIAVFSCTLAVQTSGSRMMFSMARQKALPFHRFLSRVSARTGTPVVTSIVVGVLAALALAVNLHQTAIFTALTSLCIAMLYLAYLGVTGPLLLTRLRRARLGRPAPVELDETGQPLFSLGRWGIPINVAAVAYQVVAVINLAWPRAAVYDLTGGTWWLQWSAVLFIGLCLAVGVLVHRRLHPHATRIPLAPVHARGHAEDAEPVGDLV from the coding sequence CGCCCGGTTCGGCTACCGGCAGGAACTCCATCGCCGTGTCGGGAGCTTCTCGTCGTTCGCCGCCGGATTCTCCTTCGTCTCCATCCTCACCACCGTCTTCCAGTTGTTCGCCCTGGGCTTCGGCTTCGGCGGCGCGGCGTTCTTCTGGACCTGGCCGCTGGTGTTCCTCGGCCAGTACCTGGTCGCCCTCAACTTCTCCACCCTGGCCGCGCGGTTCCCGATCTCCGGATCGATCTTCCAGTGGTCCTCCCGCCTCGGCGGGCAGACCTTCGGCTGGTTCACCGGATGGCTGATGATCATCGGCCAGATCCTCACCGTCGCGACCGCCGCGATCGCCCTCCAGGCGGTCCTCCCGTCGATCTGGTCGGGCTTCCAGATCGTCGGCGGCCCGGGCGCCGATCCGGCCCCGACCTCGCCGACCGGCGCGGCGAACTCGGTCCTGCTCGGCGTCTGCCTGCTCGCCGTGACCACCGTCATCACCGTCATCGGCGTGCGGCTGATGGCCCTGGTCAACTCCACCGGCGTCGTCCTGGAGATCGTCGGCGTCGTCGCGATCGTCTCCGCCCTGCTCTTCCACGCCCAGCGCGGCCCGGCGATCCTGTTCACCAGCACCGGCGCGAACCTCTCCCCGGACACCTCCTACCTGTCCGCCTGGCTCGCCTCGGGCCTGATGGCGGCGTACGTGATGGTCGGCTTCGACTCCGCCGGTGAGCTCTCCGAGGAGACCCACGCCCCGCGGCGGACCACACCGCGGACCATCCTGCGGGCCCTGTGGGTCTCCGGGATCGGCGGCGGGCTGCTGATCGTCGGCGCCCTGCTGGCCGCCCCCAGCCTGACCGACGGCGGGCTCGCCACCGGCGGGCTGCCCTGGGTGCTCAACGAGGTGCTCGGCCCGGTCGGCGGGCGGATCCTGCTGGCCGACGTGGCCATCGCCGTCTTCTCCTGCACCCTGGCGGTGCAGACCTCCGGCTCCCGGATGATGTTCTCGATGGCGCGGCAGAAGGCGCTGCCCTTCCACCGCTTCCTTTCCCGGGTCTCGGCGCGCACCGGCACCCCGGTGGTCACCTCGATCGTCGTCGGGGTGCTGGCCGCGCTGGCCCTGGCGGTGAACCTGCACCAGACCGCGATCTTCACCGCCCTCACCAGCCTGTGCATCGCGATGCTCTACCTCGCCTACCTGGGCGTCACCGGACCGCTGCTGCTCACCCGGCTCCGCCGGGCCCGGCTGGGCCGACCGGCCCCCGTGGAGCTCGACGAGACCGGTCAGCCGCTGTTCAGTCTCGGCCGGTGGGGCATCCCGATCAACGTGGCCGCGGTCGCCTACCAGGTGGTCGCCGTGATCAACCTCGCCTGGCCGCGCGCCGCGGTATACGACCTGACCGGCGGGACCTGGTGGCTGCAGTGGAGCGCGGTGCTGTTCATCGGCCTCTGCCTCGCCGTCGGGGTCCTGGTCCACCGCCGGCTGCACCCGCATGCCACCCGCATCCCGCTGGCCCCGGTGCACGCCCGTGGGCACGCGGAGGATGCCGAGCCGGTCGGCGATCTCGTCTGA
- a CDS encoding urea amidolyase associated protein UAAP1, whose protein sequence is MTATTQEHHTATVLSARDDARGQTGRRAEAMPYLPASSSPYVPAGVDPDRLVWAETVAGGNYTHRVVARGTHLRLDDVEGTGCAHLLLFNALEPGERLNVADTMKIPWQAYLGAGHPLLSGDGRVLATVLADDSGHHDGFCGSLSDAAARAKYGASAPQSASPSGRALFTLAAAKHGLTPRDLPPSVSFFQGVRVDADGTLTFTGSAGPGRSVELVAELPLLVLIATSPHPLDPRPGYTNGPLRVHAWRGEPTTAGDPRWDATPEIHRAYLNTADYLTARGL, encoded by the coding sequence ATGACCGCCACCACCCAGGAACACCACACCGCCACCGTCCTGTCCGCCCGCGACGACGCCCGGGGCCAGACCGGGCGCCGCGCCGAGGCGATGCCCTACCTGCCGGCGTCCTCCTCGCCGTACGTCCCGGCCGGCGTCGACCCCGACCGGCTGGTCTGGGCGGAGACCGTCGCCGGCGGCAACTACACCCACCGGGTGGTCGCCCGCGGCACCCACCTCCGCCTCGACGACGTCGAGGGCACCGGCTGTGCCCACCTGCTGCTCTTCAACGCGCTGGAGCCGGGGGAGCGGCTCAACGTCGCCGACACGATGAAGATCCCCTGGCAGGCCTACCTCGGCGCCGGCCATCCGCTGCTGTCCGGCGACGGCCGGGTGCTGGCCACGGTGCTGGCCGACGACTCGGGACACCACGACGGCTTCTGCGGATCCCTGTCGGATGCGGCGGCGCGGGCGAAGTACGGTGCGTCCGCCCCGCAGAGCGCCTCCCCTTCGGGCCGCGCCCTCTTCACCCTGGCCGCGGCGAAGCACGGCCTCACCCCGCGGGACCTGCCGCCGAGCGTGTCCTTCTTCCAGGGCGTCCGCGTCGACGCGGATGGCACCCTCACCTTCACCGGCTCGGCCGGCCCGGGGCGCAGCGTCGAGCTGGTCGCCGAGCTGCCGCTGCTGGTGCTGATCGCCACCTCCCCGCACCCGCTCGACCCGCGGCCCGGCTACACCAACGGCCCGCTCCGGGTGCACGCCTGGCGGGGCGAGCCGACCACCGCGGGCGATCCCCGCTGGGACGCCACCCCCGAGATCCATCGGGCCTACCTGAACACCGCCGACTACCTGACCGCCCGAGGACTCTGA